The Hemibagrus wyckioides isolate EC202008001 linkage group LG15, SWU_Hwy_1.0, whole genome shotgun sequence genome window below encodes:
- the LOC131365491 gene encoding peptidase inhibitor 16: MIWRTVLHYTSLWLVLSLVSGELTNEQKNQILDLHNKYRSSVNPQAANMKRMLWDESLSTVAASYATNCTWEHNPKIFGILGENLFMTLGPLNVDQPIGLWYNEYVNYNLYYNSCVEGKLCGHYTQMVWANTSFIGCGAHYCNDVSKFDAKNATILVCNYYPPGNIMGQSPYQEGPPCTKCPNGTLGCTNNYCDLGTSITTGLSPASIATLLNTGNLVNSMNAANAAGFMKPSAVPLLLTALAALYIRMT; this comes from the exons ATGATTTGGAGAACAGTCCTGCATTACACTTCACTGTGGCTCGTCCTGTCTTTAGTGTCTGGAGAGCTCACAAATGAGCAGAAGAACCAGATCTTGGATTTGCATAACAAGTACCGCTCCTCAGTCAACCCCCAAGCTGCTAATATGAAACGCATG cTTTGGGATGAATCGTTAAGCACGGTGGCTGCATCATACGCCACTAACTGCACTTGGGAGCACAACCCTAAAATCTTTGGCATACTTGGCGAAAACCTCTTCATGACGCTCGGACCCCTGAACGTTGACCAACCGATCGGTTTATG GTATAACGAGTATGTGAATTACAACTTATACTACAACAGCTGCGTTGAGGGGAAACTGTGTGGACACTACACTCAG ATGGTGTGGGCCAACACCTCCTTTATTGGCTGCGGTGCACATTACTGCAATGATGTTTCTAAATTTGATGCTAAAAATGCCACAATCCTGGTCTGCAACTATTATCCTCC AGGTAATATAATGGGACAGTCACCTTATCAGGAAGGACCTCCGTGCACCAAATGTCCAAATGGGACGTTAGGATGTACGAACAATTACTGCG ATCTCGGTACCAGTATAACTACAGGACTTTCACCAGCCTCTATAGCAACTTTGCTTAACACAGGAAACTTGGTCAACAGCATGAACGCAGCAAATGCAGCAGGATTTATGAAACCCTCGGCGGTTCCGCTACTGCTCACTGCCCTGGCAGCACTTTATATTCGAATGACATGA
- the LOC131365884 gene encoding specifically androgen-regulated gene protein isoform X1 has protein sequence MPMRDSWPCDFASGSSLRVNSVGHCDSVISIYSGYSDDSMEHLSAEERACLMFLEETIESLEAENNNGVSNDEQNHLSHNLTNKMDQLNSIRQVNSEGLSVHDDPNNILGKDHKSRKLLVPTPLVLANGSAKFLKKTDIASTEQKPAVLVNTPKTAAFNSHQSSELLASAEGTAILAPNPGRHKPNAYSFSELTDLPPSFIPKPPVRFNTSSGAKDNPPKTNLAPGSDQKHKSVSSDMPVVLLPPPSDFMDEPVLLPPVNTLPAGLNQPQTSTQPFSQTAFQFPSQPCQSESTPIAPPPGFDGHIGTNKPLTSLSTSPRGQLSLNELDKLRKKASMKKAPEIAPVVQVKSGHNLPDQTNSPTFGPDTSAVTAVEYVEPKSPPNVAPKPKKLPSSIVLKSHKDATPGHTLVSPGDRMMINQQKVHQEALKKLGLLKTDEIDFGHCPSPPNKVSPQTSFTTSTSLASPAERTADSVLLYPEHHAVFEAEGKTDFSYLPVPPEQGERENLSITRAPSPKPFEMKSASMERSGIGLKSLTLGNPSHLSSQNENPENVPVPFGHLRNNRYQPASAGSLKDFSINQIPSESNREPELRRSLPIPVPSQPKIEPQKSLRSHGISVVISPQNKNGEDRKQALRRLGLGMIKD, from the exons ATGCCAATGCGTGACTCCTGGCCATGCGACTTTGCGTCAGGATCGTCACTCCGCGTGAACAGTGTAGGCCACTGTGACAGCGTGATCAGCATCTACTCGGGCTAC AGTGACGACAGTATGGAGCATCTTTCTGCTGAGGAACGTGCATGCCTCATGTTCCTGGAGGAAACCATTGAGTCTCTGGAGGCGGAGAACAACAATGGTGTGTCAAATGATGAACAAAACCATCTGTCTCACAATCTGACAAATAAGATGGATCAACTTAATTCTATTCGCCAAGTTAATTCAGAGG GACTATCTGTTCATGACGATCCCAATAACATTTTGGGAAAAGACCATAAATCCCGTAAATTGCTTGTTCCAACTCCACTAGTTTTAGCCAACGGCAGTGCCAAATTTCTGAAAAAAACTGATATCGCCAGTACTGAACAAAAACCAGCTGTACTGGTTAACACACCTAAAACCGCTGCATTCAATTCTCACCAGTCTTCAGAGTTACTGGCTTCTGCAGAAGGAACTGCTATATTGGCTCCAAATCCCGGGAGACACAAACCAAATGCTTACTCCTTCAGTGAGCTGACTGATTTGCCTCCTTCCTTTATACCTAAGCCACCAGTCAGATTTAACACTTCAAGTGGTGCCAAAGACAACCCTCCTAAAACCAATCTTGCTCCAGGGTCAGATCAGAAGCACAAGAGTGTTTCATCCGATATGCCAGTGGTgctccttcctcctccttcagACTTTATGGATGAGCCAGTGCTGCTTCCACCAGTCAACACTCTGCCAGCAGGACTAAACCAGCCCCAAACCTCAACTCAACCTTTCTCACAGACTGCATTCCAATTCCCATCACAGCCATGTCAAAGTGAAAGCACACCAATTGCTCCTCCTCCAGGTTTTGATGGACATATTGGGACGAACAAGCCTCTAACATCACTGTCTACATCCCCAAGGGGACAGCTGTCCCTAAATGAACTAGACAAGTTGCGTAAGAAAGCGTCAATGAAGAAGGCCCCTGAAATAGCACCAGTAGTTCAAGTAAAATCTGGCCATAATCTGCCAGACCAGACAAATTCTCCAACCTTTGGTCCAGATACCAGTGCAGTCACTGCAGTGGAATATGTAGAACCAAAAAGCCCACCCAATGTGGCACCCAAACCCAAAAAACTGCCTTCGAGCATTGTTCTAAAAAGCCACAAAGATGCCACACCTGGTCATACCCTTGTTTCACCAGGTGACCGAATGATGATCAACCAACAGAAGGTTCACCAGGAAGCTCTGAAGAAACTAGGCTTGCTGAAGACTGATGAGATCGACTTTGGCCACTGCCCCAGTCCACCAAACAAGGTCTCTCCACAGACTTCCTTTACCACAAGCACTTCTTTAGCATCACCTGCAGAACGTACCGCTGATTCTGTGCTTCTGTATCCCGAGCACCATGCAGTCTTTGAGGCAGAAGGAAAAACAGATTTTTCATATTTACCTGTACCCCCTGAgcaaggagaaagagaaaatctATCAATCACAAGGGCACCAAGTCCAAAACCATTTGAAATGAAATCGGCATCCATGGAGCGATCGGGCATCGGCCTGAAAAGCCTTACACTTGGGAATCCCTCACACTTATCTAGCCAGAATGAGAATCCAGAAAATGTGCCAGTTCCATTTGGACATCTGCGAAATAACCGATATCAACCTGCTTCTGCTGGAAGCTTGAAGGACTTTAGTATTAACCAGATACCTTCTGAATCAAACAGAGAGCCAGAGCTCAGAAGATCTCTGCCCATCCCTGTTCCATCACAGCCAAAGATTGAGCCCCAGAAGTCTCTTCGATCACATGGCATCAGCGTGGTCATCTCCCCACAGAACAAGAACGGCGAGGACCGCAAGCAGGCTCTGAGGAGACTGGGACTGGGAATGATCAAAGACTAA
- the LOC131365884 gene encoding specifically androgen-regulated gene protein isoform X2 — translation MKHECRPYSKSDDSMEHLSAEERACLMFLEETIESLEAENNNGVSNDEQNHLSHNLTNKMDQLNSIRQVNSEGLSVHDDPNNILGKDHKSRKLLVPTPLVLANGSAKFLKKTDIASTEQKPAVLVNTPKTAAFNSHQSSELLASAEGTAILAPNPGRHKPNAYSFSELTDLPPSFIPKPPVRFNTSSGAKDNPPKTNLAPGSDQKHKSVSSDMPVVLLPPPSDFMDEPVLLPPVNTLPAGLNQPQTSTQPFSQTAFQFPSQPCQSESTPIAPPPGFDGHIGTNKPLTSLSTSPRGQLSLNELDKLRKKASMKKAPEIAPVVQVKSGHNLPDQTNSPTFGPDTSAVTAVEYVEPKSPPNVAPKPKKLPSSIVLKSHKDATPGHTLVSPGDRMMINQQKVHQEALKKLGLLKTDEIDFGHCPSPPNKVSPQTSFTTSTSLASPAERTADSVLLYPEHHAVFEAEGKTDFSYLPVPPEQGERENLSITRAPSPKPFEMKSASMERSGIGLKSLTLGNPSHLSSQNENPENVPVPFGHLRNNRYQPASAGSLKDFSINQIPSESNREPELRRSLPIPVPSQPKIEPQKSLRSHGISVVISPQNKNGEDRKQALRRLGLGMIKD, via the exons ATGAAACATGAATGCAGGCCCTACAGCAAG AGTGACGACAGTATGGAGCATCTTTCTGCTGAGGAACGTGCATGCCTCATGTTCCTGGAGGAAACCATTGAGTCTCTGGAGGCGGAGAACAACAATGGTGTGTCAAATGATGAACAAAACCATCTGTCTCACAATCTGACAAATAAGATGGATCAACTTAATTCTATTCGCCAAGTTAATTCAGAGG GACTATCTGTTCATGACGATCCCAATAACATTTTGGGAAAAGACCATAAATCCCGTAAATTGCTTGTTCCAACTCCACTAGTTTTAGCCAACGGCAGTGCCAAATTTCTGAAAAAAACTGATATCGCCAGTACTGAACAAAAACCAGCTGTACTGGTTAACACACCTAAAACCGCTGCATTCAATTCTCACCAGTCTTCAGAGTTACTGGCTTCTGCAGAAGGAACTGCTATATTGGCTCCAAATCCCGGGAGACACAAACCAAATGCTTACTCCTTCAGTGAGCTGACTGATTTGCCTCCTTCCTTTATACCTAAGCCACCAGTCAGATTTAACACTTCAAGTGGTGCCAAAGACAACCCTCCTAAAACCAATCTTGCTCCAGGGTCAGATCAGAAGCACAAGAGTGTTTCATCCGATATGCCAGTGGTgctccttcctcctccttcagACTTTATGGATGAGCCAGTGCTGCTTCCACCAGTCAACACTCTGCCAGCAGGACTAAACCAGCCCCAAACCTCAACTCAACCTTTCTCACAGACTGCATTCCAATTCCCATCACAGCCATGTCAAAGTGAAAGCACACCAATTGCTCCTCCTCCAGGTTTTGATGGACATATTGGGACGAACAAGCCTCTAACATCACTGTCTACATCCCCAAGGGGACAGCTGTCCCTAAATGAACTAGACAAGTTGCGTAAGAAAGCGTCAATGAAGAAGGCCCCTGAAATAGCACCAGTAGTTCAAGTAAAATCTGGCCATAATCTGCCAGACCAGACAAATTCTCCAACCTTTGGTCCAGATACCAGTGCAGTCACTGCAGTGGAATATGTAGAACCAAAAAGCCCACCCAATGTGGCACCCAAACCCAAAAAACTGCCTTCGAGCATTGTTCTAAAAAGCCACAAAGATGCCACACCTGGTCATACCCTTGTTTCACCAGGTGACCGAATGATGATCAACCAACAGAAGGTTCACCAGGAAGCTCTGAAGAAACTAGGCTTGCTGAAGACTGATGAGATCGACTTTGGCCACTGCCCCAGTCCACCAAACAAGGTCTCTCCACAGACTTCCTTTACCACAAGCACTTCTTTAGCATCACCTGCAGAACGTACCGCTGATTCTGTGCTTCTGTATCCCGAGCACCATGCAGTCTTTGAGGCAGAAGGAAAAACAGATTTTTCATATTTACCTGTACCCCCTGAgcaaggagaaagagaaaatctATCAATCACAAGGGCACCAAGTCCAAAACCATTTGAAATGAAATCGGCATCCATGGAGCGATCGGGCATCGGCCTGAAAAGCCTTACACTTGGGAATCCCTCACACTTATCTAGCCAGAATGAGAATCCAGAAAATGTGCCAGTTCCATTTGGACATCTGCGAAATAACCGATATCAACCTGCTTCTGCTGGAAGCTTGAAGGACTTTAGTATTAACCAGATACCTTCTGAATCAAACAGAGAGCCAGAGCTCAGAAGATCTCTGCCCATCCCTGTTCCATCACAGCCAAAGATTGAGCCCCAGAAGTCTCTTCGATCACATGGCATCAGCGTGGTCATCTCCCCACAGAACAAGAACGGCGAGGACCGCAAGCAGGCTCTGAGGAGACTGGGACTGGGAATGATCAAAGACTAA